The following coding sequences lie in one Rutidosis leptorrhynchoides isolate AG116_Rl617_1_P2 chromosome 6, CSIRO_AGI_Rlap_v1, whole genome shotgun sequence genomic window:
- the LOC139852276 gene encoding pentatricopeptide repeat-containing protein At1g77170, mitochondrial-like translates to MNTIIHLLKSCASAAHILQIQTQLIINHHHIYLNSTVAHHFITACRSLSLINSAHLLYTRHLHFKPHVFICNTLLKSLPPHTSISFYSHMFRASIVPNNYTFPIVLKSLSNLKDFNCGQAVHTNVMKLGHVSDIYINNSLLNVYASCGEMGLCRQVFDEMSQRDVVSWTVMITGYKQCGRFSDALLMFEQMQYAGVAPNHVTMVNALSTCASCGDVNMGVWIHEFIKRETWKLDVILGTALVDMYGKCGRVDDALKVFVNLEDKNVYTWNSLIKGLLTANNIDNVLWWFAKMEQEKDIKPDEVTLVVVLSACAYSGLVEIGREIFSSLANGKYGFLPNAKHYACFVDLLARSGRLKEAMEVIKGMPFEPSKGVWGALLAGCRAHGDLEMCEFAAWNVIKLSPNDRACYDILCSLYTDMGKWRELEKVRVLMNVRGIKNDLEVAKMEPKYMLSY, encoded by the coding sequence ATGAACACAATAATCCATCTCCTAAAATCCTGCGCATCCGCCGCCCACATCCTTCAAATCCAAACTCAACTCATAATCAACCACCACCACATTTACCTCAACTCCACCGTCGCTCACCACTTCATCACCGCCTGCCGATCACTCTCCCTCATAAACTCAGCTCACCTCCTCTACACTCGTCACCTTCACTTCAAACCCCACGTTTTCATATGCAACACCCTCCTTAAATCCTTACCTCCTCATACATCCATCTCTTTTTACTCCCACATGTTCCGTGCATCCATTGTTCCCAATAATTACACCTTCCCTATTGTTCTCAAATCGCTATCAAACCTCAAAGATTTCAATTGTGGCCAAGCGGTTCATACTAATGTCATGAAATTGGGTCATGTGagtgatatatatattaacaattcgCTGTTAAATGTGTATGCTTCCTGTGGGGAAATGGGGTTATGCCGCcaagtgttcgatgaaatgtctcAGAGAGATGTTGTGTCGTGGACGGTTATGATCACCGGGTATAAACAATGCGGAAGGTTTAGTGATGCCTTATTGATGTTTGAACAAATGCAGTATGCGGGTGTGGCACCGAATCATGTGACAATGGTTAATGCTTTATCGACATGTGCAAGTTGTGGTGATGTTAATATGGGTGTTTGGATACACGAGTTTATAAAAAGGGAAACTTGGAAGCTTGATGTGATATTGGGTACTGCGTTAGTTGACATGTATGGTAAATGCGGTAGGGTTGATGACGCTTTGAAAGTTTTCGTTAATTTGGAAGATAAGAATGTATACACATGGAATTCGTTAATTAAGGGTTTATTAACtgcaaataatattgataatgtgtTGTGGTGGTTTGCGAAAATGGAGCAAGAAAAAGATATTAAGCCTGATGAAGTGACTTTAGTTGTGGTGTTATCTGCTTGTGCTTATTCTGGATTAGTAGAAATTGGTAGGGAGATATTTAGTTCATTAGCCAATGGGAAATACGGTTTTTTACCAAATGCAAAACATTATGCTTGTTTTGTTGATCTTTTAGCACGTTCGGGGAGGTTAAAAGAGGCTATGGAAGTAATAAAGGGAATGCCTTTTGAGCCTAGTAAAGGTGTTTGGGGAGCTCTTCTTGCTGGTTGTAGAGCTCATGGAGATTTAGAAATGTGTGAATTTGCTGCTTGGAATGTTATAAAACTATCGCCAAACGATCGTGCTTGTTATGACATATTGTGTAGTTTGTATACTGATATGGGTAAGTGGAGAGAACTGGAAAAGGTTCGGGTGTTAATGAACGTTAGGGGGATAAAGAATGATTTGGAAGTTGCTAAGATGGAACCTAAATACATGTTGAGCTATTAG